In Chlorogloeopsis sp. ULAP01, one DNA window encodes the following:
- a CDS encoding response regulator: protein MNTVQQNSILIVDDTPNNIRILFNILHEVGFQVSVVKSGELALEKVPFIKPDLILLDVMMPGIDGFETCHHLKTEESTKDIPVIFMTALAEVENKVKGLQLGAVDYITKPIQVEEVLARVNVHLTLRNTQVQLINEIHERRQAEIELQQTLQELQQTQTQLVQSEKMSSLGQLVAGVAHEINNPVNFIYGNLTYADQYIQDLLKLIQVYQKYYSDPAAEVQNVVAAIELDFLTADLPKLIDSMKVGAERIREIVLSLRVFSRLDEAEMKAVDIHECIDSTVMILGHRLKALSNRLAIQVIREYGDLPLVECYPGQLNQVFMNIISNAIDALELIKDNTHSSPTIHIRTQTEGDRVIICIADNGPGMTKEVKQKIFDPFFTTKPVGIGTGMGLAISYQIVTEKHRGSLHCVSQPGQGTEFAIVIPAKQG from the coding sequence ATGAATACTGTTCAACAAAACTCAATTTTAATTGTCGATGACACTCCTAATAATATCAGAATTTTGTTTAATATTTTACATGAGGTTGGTTTTCAAGTTTCTGTAGTTAAAAGTGGCGAACTAGCACTAGAAAAGGTGCCATTTATTAAGCCAGATTTAATTTTATTAGATGTGATGATGCCAGGAATTGACGGATTTGAAACTTGTCACCATCTTAAAACCGAAGAAAGCACCAAAGATATTCCCGTCATTTTTATGACTGCTCTTGCTGAAGTAGAAAATAAGGTGAAAGGATTACAATTAGGAGCAGTAGATTATATTACTAAACCTATTCAAGTTGAAGAAGTTCTAGCCCGTGTTAATGTTCATTTGACATTGAGAAATACACAAGTTCAATTAATCAATGAAATCCATGAGCGCCGACAAGCAGAAATAGAACTTCAGCAAACATTGCAAGAATTACAACAAACTCAAACCCAACTTGTACAGAGCGAAAAAATGTCTAGTTTGGGACAATTGGTGGCAGGTGTGGCACACGAAATCAATAACCCAGTCAATTTTATCTACGGTAACCTCACTTATGCTGATCAATATATTCAAGATTTGTTAAAACTTATACAAGTTTATCAAAAATACTACTCCGATCCTGCTGCCGAAGTTCAAAACGTTGTCGCAGCTATTGAGCTGGATTTCCTGACAGCAGACTTGCCAAAACTCATAGACTCAATGAAAGTTGGAGCAGAACGTATTCGAGAGATTGTACTTTCTTTGCGGGTTTTCTCTCGCCTAGATGAAGCCGAAATGAAAGCTGTTGATATCCACGAATGTATTGATAGCACTGTGATGATTTTAGGACATCGGCTTAAGGCTCTATCAAATCGCTTGGCAATTCAAGTTATTAGAGAATATGGCGACTTACCTTTAGTAGAGTGCTACCCTGGGCAGCTCAATCAGGTGTTTATGAATATTATTAGCAATGCTATTGATGCATTGGAATTAATTAAAGACAATACTCACAGTTCTCCCACAATTCACATTCGTACACAAACAGAAGGCGATCGCGTTATCATTTGTATTGCCGACAATGGGCCAGGCATGACAAAAGAAGTTAAACAAAAAATATTTGATCCATTTTTTACGACTAAGCCTGTTGGTATAGGTACTGGCATGGGGCTGGCAATCAGTTATCAAATTGTGACAGAAAAGCATCGCGGTTCATTGCATTGTGTTTCTCAACCAGGGCAAGGAACTGAATTTGCGATCGTGATTCCTGCTAAACAAGGTTAA
- the urtE gene encoding urea ABC transporter ATP-binding subunit UrtE, whose product MLQISNLDVYYGESHILRNVDLSVPKGQMICLIGRNGVGKTTLLKTIMGLLKPRSGTITLEGQIINSKSPDQRAKLGIGYVPQGREIIPRLTVKENLLLGLEARKKQVKKSEIPEEIFSLFPVLKKMLARMGGDLSGGQQQQLAIARALMGNPQLLVLDEPTEGIQPSIILEIEAAVRNIVEMTGISVLLVEQHLHFVRQANYYYAMQKGGIVASGSTDELSQDVIQRFLAV is encoded by the coding sequence ATGCTGCAAATATCTAACCTTGATGTTTACTATGGTGAAAGTCACATTCTTCGGAATGTGGATTTAAGCGTTCCTAAAGGGCAAATGATATGCTTAATTGGACGTAATGGTGTAGGCAAAACTACCCTTTTAAAAACAATTATGGGGTTACTTAAACCTCGTAGTGGCACAATTACCCTTGAGGGACAAATAATCAACTCTAAATCGCCAGATCAAAGAGCAAAACTGGGAATTGGATATGTTCCTCAAGGGCGAGAAATCATTCCTCGCTTGACAGTCAAAGAAAATTTGTTATTGGGCTTAGAAGCCAGAAAAAAACAAGTTAAAAAATCAGAAATTCCAGAAGAAATTTTTTCTCTATTTCCTGTATTGAAAAAAATGCTTGCTCGTATGGGAGGGGATTTAAGTGGAGGACAACAACAGCAACTAGCGATCGCTCGTGCTTTAATGGGAAATCCGCAATTACTCGTGCTAGATGAACCAACTGAAGGTATTCAACCATCAATTATTTTAGAAATTGAAGCTGCTGTTCGTAATATTGTAGAAATGACAGGTATTTCTGTTTTACTAGTAGAACAACATTTACATTTTGTCCGCCAAGCTAATTATTATTACGCCATGCAAAAAGGTGGTATTGTTGCCTCTGGCTCAACCGACGAACTTAGCCAAGATGTGATTCAAAGGTTTTTAGCAGTTTAG
- the urtD gene encoding urea ABC transporter ATP-binding protein UrtD codes for MNAKILETENLTVNFDGFPALKQLNFSMDAGELRVVIGPNGAGKTTFLDVITGKVQPTTGRVIFKGKNLRSLKEHQIARLGIGRKFQTPRIYLNLTPLENLEIASNPKKNSFSTLFKTPSTSEKNSIKGLLETIGLTAKVRVKSAFLSHGEKQRLEIGMLLAQSPDLLLVDEPVAGLTDEETYNIGELLLALSQSHSILVIEHDMEFVRQIARKVTVLHEGSVLCEGNIEEVQSNPRVIEVYLGQQKE; via the coding sequence ATGAACGCCAAAATATTAGAAACTGAAAATTTAACTGTAAACTTTGACGGTTTTCCAGCATTAAAACAGCTAAACTTTAGCATGGATGCAGGAGAATTACGAGTAGTAATTGGCCCTAATGGTGCTGGTAAAACAACATTTCTCGATGTCATTACAGGTAAAGTACAACCTACAACAGGACGAGTTATTTTTAAAGGTAAAAATTTACGTTCTTTGAAAGAACACCAAATAGCGCGTTTGGGAATTGGTCGTAAGTTTCAAACACCCCGAATTTACCTAAATCTAACTCCTTTAGAAAATTTGGAAATTGCTAGCAACCCCAAGAAAAATTCTTTTTCTACCTTGTTTAAAACTCCTAGCACATCTGAAAAAAATAGCATCAAAGGATTGTTAGAAACAATTGGTTTAACTGCAAAAGTACGCGTTAAATCGGCCTTTCTTTCCCATGGAGAAAAGCAGCGTTTAGAAATTGGTATGCTACTAGCACAGTCTCCTGATTTATTACTAGTTGATGAACCTGTCGCCGGATTAACAGATGAAGAAACTTATAATATTGGTGAATTGTTGTTAGCACTGTCTCAAAGTCATTCAATTTTAGTGATTGAACATGACATGGAATTTGTACGTCAAATTGCTCGAAAAGTCACAGTTCTCCATGAAGGTTCTGTCTTGTGTGAAGGCAATATCGAAGAAGTTCAAAGCAATCCTCGTGTTATTGAAGTATATCTTGGACAACAAAAAGAATGA
- the urtC gene encoding urea ABC transporter permease subunit UrtC, producing MKKKGKKLLLIEVGVVVAIALILVLVMPVVLSEFRLNLLGRFLSLAIVALGIDLIWGFTGLLSLGHGIFFGLGGYAIAMYLKLQVPPGELPDFMQLYGVNELPWFWQPFYSFPFAVVAVVLIPGILAGLLGYLVFRNRIRGVYFSILTQAAVIVFFNFFNGQQKLFNGTNGLIDFTTLFGAKVSNASTQFIFYCLTVVFLIATYALCRWLTSGRFGRLLIAIRDDESRVRFTGYNPTEFKVLVFAVSGAIAGISGAFYTLQSGSVSPRAMDIAFSIEMVIWVAVGGRATLIGAILGTLLVNYARTFFSEQFAEIWLFFQGALFLLVVTVLPDGLVGWLRNQKIPLFKDSNQVVTYPSLEIDPEVQHERQNIRN from the coding sequence ATGAAAAAGAAGGGAAAAAAATTACTTTTAATTGAGGTGGGGGTGGTAGTAGCGATCGCACTCATTCTCGTTTTAGTAATGCCAGTTGTGCTTTCAGAATTTCGGCTCAATTTGCTGGGTAGATTTTTGTCACTAGCAATTGTAGCTTTAGGTATAGATTTAATTTGGGGTTTTACTGGTTTATTAAGTTTAGGACACGGGATTTTTTTTGGTTTGGGTGGATATGCGATCGCTATGTACCTAAAACTGCAAGTTCCCCCAGGTGAGTTACCTGACTTTATGCAGCTTTATGGTGTAAATGAACTGCCTTGGTTTTGGCAACCTTTTTATTCATTTCCCTTTGCAGTAGTTGCTGTCGTATTAATTCCAGGAATACTGGCGGGATTATTGGGATATTTGGTGTTTCGCAATCGCATCCGGGGCGTCTATTTCTCAATTTTGACTCAAGCGGCAGTTATTGTATTCTTTAATTTCTTTAATGGGCAGCAAAAACTTTTTAATGGTACCAATGGGCTGATAGATTTTACTACTTTATTTGGTGCAAAAGTCAGCAATGCCAGTACTCAATTTATCTTTTATTGCCTGACGGTAGTATTTTTGATCGCTACCTATGCCCTTTGCCGTTGGTTGACAAGTGGAAGATTTGGCAGATTACTAATTGCTATTCGGGATGATGAAAGTCGGGTGAGATTTACAGGCTATAATCCCACAGAATTTAAAGTTTTGGTGTTTGCGGTTTCTGGTGCGATCGCAGGAATTTCCGGTGCCTTTTACACTCTCCAAAGTGGTTCAGTTTCACCAAGAGCAATGGATATTGCCTTTTCGATTGAAATGGTAATTTGGGTGGCTGTAGGAGGGCGCGCTACTTTAATAGGAGCAATTTTAGGAACTTTACTAGTAAATTATGCTCGTACATTTTTCAGCGAACAATTTGCAGAAATTTGGTTATTTTTCCAAGGTGCGCTGTTTTTATTGGTGGTGACAGTACTCCCTGATGGCTTAGTGGGATGGTTGCGTAATCAAAAAATCCCTCTTTTTAAAGACTCTAATCAAGTTGTCACCTATCCGAGCTTAGAAATAGATCCAGAAGTGCAACATGAACGCCAAAATATTAGAAACTGA
- the urtB gene encoding urea ABC transporter permease subunit UrtB — protein MFAGFLDALFNGISIGAVLLIAALGLAIVFGLMGVINMAHGELMMLGAYTTFVVQNFCKQLGGFWFEIYIFLALILAFLLTAIAGLILEKGVIRYLYGRPLETLLATWGVSLILQQFVRSVNWVIVIGIALFCLLFFGGLGILKSRASMDRVQNWIVAVLLVLSLGVAIATGNFLSQTFQLAVTQPWFGAQNLDVTAPTWLQDGLSLGGLQLPYARLFIIALTIVCVAGIYVFLQRSNWGLRIRAVTQNRSMSACLGIPTAKVDAITFALGSGLAGVAGCAISLLGSVGPNTGQNYIIDTFMVVVVGGVGNLLGTIVAALGIGTVNYLIGSGTLALLLTPIPPLVDFFNFFATTSMAKVMVFALIIAFLQWKPGGIFPQKGRTVDA, from the coding sequence GTGTTTGCAGGATTTTTAGATGCTTTATTTAATGGCATTAGTATTGGTGCTGTCTTATTAATTGCTGCTTTAGGGCTTGCGATTGTATTTGGACTAATGGGCGTCATTAATATGGCTCACGGCGAGTTAATGATGTTAGGAGCCTATACAACATTTGTTGTACAAAATTTCTGCAAACAACTGGGTGGATTTTGGTTTGAGATTTACATATTTTTAGCTTTGATTCTAGCTTTTTTACTCACAGCAATTGCTGGCTTAATTCTAGAAAAAGGTGTGATTCGCTATCTCTACGGGCGTCCTCTAGAAACTTTGCTGGCAACTTGGGGAGTGAGTTTAATATTGCAGCAATTTGTTCGCAGTGTAAATTGGGTAATTGTGATTGGAATTGCCCTATTTTGTTTGTTATTTTTTGGCGGATTAGGGATTTTAAAGTCTCGTGCCAGTATGGACAGAGTTCAAAATTGGATTGTCGCAGTACTTTTGGTGCTATCGCTTGGTGTGGCAATAGCAACAGGTAATTTCTTGAGTCAAACTTTTCAGCTTGCGGTTACTCAACCTTGGTTTGGTGCTCAAAATCTTGATGTTACTGCTCCAACTTGGTTACAAGATGGTTTAAGTTTAGGAGGTTTACAGTTACCTTATGCACGGTTATTTATTATCGCTTTAACTATTGTTTGTGTGGCAGGTATTTATGTATTTTTACAGCGCTCTAACTGGGGATTAAGAATTCGTGCTGTTACACAAAATCGGAGTATGAGCGCTTGTTTAGGTATCCCAACTGCAAAAGTTGATGCAATTACTTTTGCACTGGGTTCAGGATTGGCTGGTGTAGCTGGATGTGCAATTAGTTTACTCGGTTCTGTAGGGCCTAACACCGGACAAAACTATATTATTGATACTTTCATGGTTGTGGTTGTGGGTGGTGTAGGCAACTTGTTAGGTACTATCGTTGCAGCATTGGGAATTGGTACGGTGAACTATTTAATTGGTTCTGGTACTCTGGCTTTGTTACTAACTCCCATTCCACCTTTGGTAGATTTCTTTAATTTCTTTGCCACCACAAGTATGGCAAAGGTAATGGTATTTGCTTTGATTATTGCATTTTTACAGTGGAAACCAGGCGGTATTTTCCCGCAAAAAGGTCGTACTGTTGATGCTTAG
- the urtA gene encoding urea ABC transporter substrate-binding protein translates to MTRRFNRRKFLVYGGATFGTSLLLKACANNSSTTSETPNSGEVPAATPAAATGSGNTIKVGILHSLSGTMAISEKSVVDAERLAIKEINAGGGVLGKQIEAIVEDGASNWDTFREKATKLIDQDKVAVVFGCWTSASRKNVKPVFESKDHMLWYPVQYEGQECSNNIFYTGAAPNQQIEPAVDWLLKNKGKEFFLIGSDYVFPRTANEIIKAQLEAVGGKTVGEDYLPLGNTEVTPIITKIKQRLPNGGVIFNTLNGDSNVAFFKQLKGAGLTPDKYPTMSVSIAEEEVKAIGVQYLKGQYAAWNYFQTVDTPANKKFVEAFKKEYGGNRVTNDPMEAAYVGVYLWKQAVEKAGTTDLAKVRNAAYGQSFDAPEGKVTMNSNHHLSKIVRIGEVRDDGLFNIVYATPAPVEPVPWNQFVKSTKGYACDWSDPRKGEKYKV, encoded by the coding sequence ATGACAAGAAGATTTAACAGACGGAAATTTTTGGTCTACGGTGGTGCTACTTTTGGTACTAGTTTGTTACTAAAAGCTTGTGCTAATAATTCCTCAACCACATCAGAAACTCCAAACTCTGGAGAAGTTCCTGCTGCTACACCGGCAGCTGCAACTGGTAGTGGTAACACTATCAAAGTGGGGATTCTACATTCCCTGAGCGGCACAATGGCAATTAGCGAAAAAAGCGTTGTCGATGCAGAAAGATTAGCAATAAAAGAAATAAATGCTGGTGGTGGTGTATTAGGTAAACAGATTGAAGCGATTGTCGAAGATGGTGCTTCTAACTGGGATACTTTTAGAGAAAAAGCCACTAAGTTAATTGATCAAGATAAAGTTGCTGTAGTATTTGGCTGTTGGACTTCTGCTAGTCGCAAGAATGTCAAGCCAGTGTTTGAGAGCAAAGACCATATGCTCTGGTATCCTGTACAGTATGAGGGTCAAGAGTGTTCTAACAATATTTTCTATACTGGTGCTGCCCCCAATCAACAAATCGAACCTGCTGTAGATTGGTTGCTGAAAAATAAAGGCAAAGAATTTTTCTTAATTGGTTCTGATTATGTTTTTCCAAGAACTGCCAACGAAATTATTAAAGCTCAGTTGGAAGCGGTGGGCGGCAAAACAGTCGGAGAGGATTATCTACCTCTAGGTAATACAGAAGTTACGCCTATTATCACCAAAATTAAGCAAAGATTGCCCAATGGTGGCGTAATTTTCAATACTTTGAACGGTGATAGCAACGTTGCTTTCTTCAAGCAGTTAAAAGGGGCAGGATTGACTCCAGATAAATACCCCACCATGTCTGTAAGTATTGCTGAAGAAGAAGTAAAAGCAATTGGTGTGCAGTATCTTAAAGGTCAATATGCAGCGTGGAATTACTTCCAGACTGTAGATACTCCTGCTAATAAGAAGTTTGTTGAAGCTTTCAAGAAAGAATATGGTGGAAATCGAGTAACAAACGATCCGATGGAAGCTGCATATGTAGGAGTTTATTTATGGAAGCAAGCAGTAGAAAAAGCTGGTACTACTGACTTGGCGAAAGTGCGTAATGCGGCTTACGGTCAAAGTTTTGATGCACCTGAAGGCAAAGTGACAATGAATTCTAACCATCATCTATCTAAAATTGTTCGGATTGGTGAAGTCAGAGATGATGGTTTGTTCAATATTGTTTATGCAACTCCTGCACCAGTTGAACCTGTACCTTGGAACCAATTTGTAAAATCAACCAAGGGTTATGCTTGTGACTGGTCAGATCCTAGAAAGGGTGAAAAGTACAAAGTTTAA